ACCGTCTCGCCGTCATGACCGGTCGCGTCCATCGCGTAGATGGAGTCGGCGGCCCAGTTGCCAAGAAGGAAGATCAGAAGGGTGCCGCAGACGCCACCCACGGTCTTGGTAAGGGTCATAGTGTCGAACATGTCGCGTTCCGTTCATATAGGTTCGTCGCGCGCTATGTATCCGCTTCCCCTCCTTCATTTCAAGGTATAAGACCCTTTCCCGCGCAGTTTCGCGCAAATTGTCATGGGCAGGGAGGGGCCGTCATGCGCCAGTTCATCGCATTTCAGGGCGAACCGGGATCCTATTCCCATCAGGCCTGCGTCGAAGCCCGGCCCGACCACGACCCGCTGCCCTGCCCCACCTTCGAGGATGCGCTGGAGGCGGTCCGTTCGGGCAAGGCCGCGCTCGGCATGATCGCGGTCGAGAATTCGACCTACGGCCGGGTTCAGGACGTCTACCACCTCCTGCCGGAGTCGGGGCTGCATATCATCGGCGAGACCTTCGTGCGGGTGCATGTGAACCTGCTTGGGCTTCCGGGCACGACCCTGCCGGAGATCCGGGAGGTGCGTGCGATGTCCGTGCTGCTCGGCCAGGCGCGCGGCTTCGTGCGCGAGCACGGGCTGGCGACGGTCAACTGGTCCGACAACGCCGCCGCGGCGCGGTCGGTGACGGAAGAGGGCCGGCCCGAAATCGGCGCCTTCGCCTCCGAGCTCGCGGCGGAGATCTTCGGCCTCGACGTGCTGGCGCGGCATGTCGAGGATCACGAGCTCAACACCACGCGCTTTCTCATCATGGCGCGCGAGCCCGATTACACGCGCCGCGCGGACAAGATGGTCACCGCCTTCATGTTCCGGGTGCGCAACATTCCCGCCGCGCTCTACAAGGCGCTCGGCGGCTTCGCGACCAACGGCGTCAACATGACCAAGCTCGAAAGCTACATGGTCGACGGCGCTTTTACCGCAACGCAGTTCTATGCCGATATCGAGGGCCATCCCGAAGACGAGAACGTGAGCCTCGCGCTCGACGAGCTGCGCTTCTTCACGGAGATGGTGGAGATCCTCGGCGTCTATCCCGCCGATCCGCGCCGCATCTGAGATCAGGGGCGGGGCGCCCCGGCATAGTCCTCCGCCACCGCCTCGCAGAACCTCGTGACGCGCCGTTCGAAGCGTTTCTGGAACGTATTCTTGGCGAATTTGACCGATTGCACGAGGATGCGCGCCGACAGCGTCCGTGGCCGCACGTCATAGCCGAAGGTGAGCCGCGTGCGCCGGGGCGAGAGGGCGAGCAGCTCGGCGCTGAGCAGCATGTCGAGCCCGCCGGACTGCGCCCGCGCGGCGATCGCGTTCGGCACGTCGAATTCGCTTACCTGCGCCTCGACATCGCGCAGCTTGCCGCGGAACGGCACCCTGATCCGCCAGCCCGCGCCGAGGCCGCGCCCCTGCTGCGGCGCCTTGCGCGCGACCTCGATCCCGTGACGCATGGCCTGGCGTTCCATGCCCTCGAAGTCGCTCAGGCGCTCGAAGACATATGCGGCGGGGGCGTCGATATCCTGACGGGTGGAGAATTTCATCCATGCCTACCTGTGGTTCAGCCCCGCAATGGTATCCCGCCGGCTCAGCGGTCCGCAAGCCATGCGTTCATGAGAAATTGAGCCAAAGCGCCGCGGCGCGGGGGCGCAATCTCGGGGTGGCGCCCGGCCATCGCACGGGCGAGATCCTCGCGCCGGACCCAGCGCGCATCTTCGATTTCCGTCCTGTCGATCGCGATCTCCGTGCCGAGCGCCTCGGCCCGGCAGCCGAGCATGAGCGAGGCGGGGAAGGGCCAGGGCTGGCTCGCGACGTAGGACACGGCACCGATGCGCACGCCCGCCTCCTCGAACACCTCGCGGCGCACCGCGGCCTCGACCGGCTCTCCCGGCTCGACGAATCCCGCGAGCAGCGAATACATCCGCTCCGGCCAGGTCTCGTTGCGGCCGAGCAGCACGGAATTGCCATGCGTCACAAGCATGATGACGACGGGATCGGTGCGGGGAAAATGCGGCGCGGCGCAAGCCGGGCAATCCCGCCGCCATCCGCCCTCGACCCGCAGGCTGCGCGTCCCGCATGTGGCGCAAAAGCCGTGCCGGGCGTGCCATTCGAGGATGCCGCGGCCGGTGGCCGCCACCTCCGCCTCCCAGGGATCGAGAAGGGCCATCACGCTGCGCAATTCGCGGAAGGCGGCGTCCGGCACCCTGTCGCAGCGCATCTCCGCGGCCGTCCAGGGTGTCGCCTCCGCCGCGGCCGGCGCTGCGGCGGCGGGCCAGTGGCTCACATCGACGGCGAAGACGGGCGCGCCGGCCGTGGCGAGGCCGAGGAAGACCCGTTCCTCCGTGCCGTCGAAGAGCGGGCCCTGCGCGGCGTGGAGCGCGAGGCCGCCGCCGTCGCGCAGCAGGGGCAACATGCGCCAGAACGGGAGCGCGCGCGCCTCTGCCGCCTCCCAGAGGAGGGGCGCGCGGGCGCGCAGATGCGCGGCACGATCAAGGGTTCCGGCCGCGAAGGTCACCGGATCGGGGAGTCGGCTGATCATGCTCCTGCATAGGCCGGGCGGGCGCGGCTCGCCAAGCGGGCGCCTGGGTCCGGACGACGCTTTGCCGGCGCGGCTGTTGCCGTCCTGCGACATGGCGGACAGGCGGCGGAGGGGCCGAAACCGTTTGCGCGACGCCGGGACCTGGGTCATCCTGTGCCTGTCATGGGGATGTCTTGTGACCGGATGAGAGTTGCGCCACCGCCACGAGACGGGCGGGCGCGACAGGAAAGGACGTGCAGGATGGACGACATGACCCGAGGAATGAACCGCCGGAACTTTCTTTCCGGTACGATCGCAGGAACTGCCTTGATTGCCCTTCACCCCTTTTCCGCGCGCGCGGCCGCCAACCAGGCCCATCTGCGGATCATGGAAACGACGGATCTGCATGTCCATGTCTTTCCCTACGATTACTACGCCGACAGGCCGGTGGACACGGTCGGCTTGGCCCGCACGACGGCACATATCGAAGCCGTGCGCGCGGAGGCGACGAACGCGCTGCTCGTCGACAACGGCGATTTCCTCCAGGGCAATCCGATGGGCGACTATATCGCCTATGAGCGGGGCATGAGGGAGGGCGACATGCACCCGGTCATCGCCGCGATGAACACCGTGGGCTTCGACGCCTCGACGCTCGGCAATCACGAATTCAACTACGGGCTTGATTTCCTGGTGAAGTCGCTCGCCGGCGCGGAGTATCCTGTCGTTTCCGCCAATGTCGTCAGGAAGAGGGGCGCGAGCCCGCGCGAGGACGAGACCCTCGTGCCGCCCTATGTCATCCTCGACCGCGAGATCACCGATGGCGCGGGCGACACCCATCCGATCAGGATCGGCCTCATCGGCTTCGTGCCGCCGCAGATCATGCTGTGGGACCGCAAGAACCTCGAAGGCAACGTGGAGGCGCGCGACATCGTCGAGACCGCCCGCGCCTATCTGCCCCAGATGAAGGAGGAGGGCGCCGATATCGTGATCGCGCTGAACCATTCGGGCATCGGCGCGGCCGAACACCGCGAGGGGATGGAGAACGCCTCCGTCCCGCTCGCCGCGGTGGCGGGCATCGACGGGCTGATGACGGGGCATTCGCATCTCGTCTTTCCCTCTCCCGATTTCGACGGCATGGCGGCGGTGGACGCGGCCAAGGGCACGATCCACGGCAAGCCCGCGGTGATGGGCGGCTACTGGGGGTCGCATCTGGGCGTGCTCGACCTGCTGCTCGAATACGAGGGCGGGACGTGGCGCGTGGTCACCAGCGCGGTGGAGACGCGCCCGATCTACGACCGCGGCGAGGACCGCTCCGTCACGCCGCTGGTGGAGAGCGTCGCGCCGGTTCTCGCCTCGGTGCAGGACGTGCACGAGGAGACCCTCGCCTATGTCCGCCGCGCGGTGGGGAAGACGGCGGCACCGCTGCATTCCTATTTCGCGCTGGTGGCCGACGATCCTTCGGTCCAGATCGTGTCGAACGCGCAATCGTGGTATATCGCCGAGATGATGGCGGGGACGGAGCACGAGGGCCTTCCGATCCTTTCCGCGGCGGCGCCGTTCAAGGCGGGCGGACGCGGCGGGCCGGATTATTACACCGACGTGCCGGTGGGCGATGTGGCGATCAAGAATGTCGCCGACCTCTACCTCTATCCGAACACGATCCGCGCCGTGCGCATCACCGGCACGCAGCTCAGGGGGTGGCTCGAACGGTCGGCGGGCATGTTCAACCAGGTCGCGCCCGGCGCGACCGACGCGCCGCTGCTGAACCCGGACTTCGCCTCCTACAATTTCGACGTGATGGACGGCGTGACCTATCGCATCGACATCAGCCAGCCCGCCCGGTTCGACCGGGACGGCAACGTGGTGAACGCGGAGGCGGCGCGGATCGTCGATCTCGCCCATGAGGGAGTGCCGGTGACCGACGGGATGGAATTCATCGTCGCGACGAACAATTATCGCGCGGGCGGCGGCGGCAGCTTTCCCGGCGCGGACGGCTCCACCATCGTCTTTGAAGGGCCGGACACGAACCGCGACATCATCGTGCGGTACATCGTCGAGATGGGCACCATCGACCCCAAGG
The nucleotide sequence above comes from Celeribacter indicus. Encoded proteins:
- a CDS encoding prephenate dehydratase; translated protein: MRQFIAFQGEPGSYSHQACVEARPDHDPLPCPTFEDALEAVRSGKAALGMIAVENSTYGRVQDVYHLLPESGLHIIGETFVRVHVNLLGLPGTTLPEIREVRAMSVLLGQARGFVREHGLATVNWSDNAAAARSVTEEGRPEIGAFASELAAEIFGLDVLARHVEDHELNTTRFLIMAREPDYTRRADKMVTAFMFRVRNIPAALYKALGGFATNGVNMTKLESYMVDGAFTATQFYADIEGHPEDENVSLALDELRFFTEMVEILGVYPADPRRI
- a CDS encoding SRPBCC family protein, whose protein sequence is MKFSTRQDIDAPAAYVFERLSDFEGMERQAMRHGIEVARKAPQQGRGLGAGWRIRVPFRGKLRDVEAQVSEFDVPNAIAARAQSGGLDMLLSAELLALSPRRTRLTFGYDVRPRTLSARILVQSVKFAKNTFQKRFERRVTRFCEAVAEDYAGAPRP
- the nudC gene encoding NAD(+) diphosphatase; translated protein: MISRLPDPVTFAAGTLDRAAHLRARAPLLWEAAEARALPFWRMLPLLRDGGGLALHAAQGPLFDGTEERVFLGLATAGAPVFAVDVSHWPAAAAPAAAEATPWTAAEMRCDRVPDAAFRELRSVMALLDPWEAEVAATGRGILEWHARHGFCATCGTRSLRVEGGWRRDCPACAAPHFPRTDPVVIMLVTHGNSVLLGRNETWPERMYSLLAGFVEPGEPVEAAVRREVFEEAGVRIGAVSYVASQPWPFPASLMLGCRAEALGTEIAIDRTEIEDARWVRREDLARAMAGRHPEIAPPRRGALAQFLMNAWLADR
- a CDS encoding bifunctional 2',3'-cyclic-nucleotide 2'-phosphodiesterase/3'-nucleotidase, with the translated sequence MTRGMNRRNFLSGTIAGTALIALHPFSARAAANQAHLRIMETTDLHVHVFPYDYYADRPVDTVGLARTTAHIEAVRAEATNALLVDNGDFLQGNPMGDYIAYERGMREGDMHPVIAAMNTVGFDASTLGNHEFNYGLDFLVKSLAGAEYPVVSANVVRKRGASPREDETLVPPYVILDREITDGAGDTHPIRIGLIGFVPPQIMLWDRKNLEGNVEARDIVETARAYLPQMKEEGADIVIALNHSGIGAAEHREGMENASVPLAAVAGIDGLMTGHSHLVFPSPDFDGMAAVDAAKGTIHGKPAVMGGYWGSHLGVLDLLLEYEGGTWRVVTSAVETRPIYDRGEDRSVTPLVESVAPVLASVQDVHEETLAYVRRAVGKTAAPLHSYFALVADDPSVQIVSNAQSWYIAEMMAGTEHEGLPILSAAAPFKAGGRGGPDYYTDVPVGDVAIKNVADLYLYPNTIRAVRITGTQLRGWLERSAGMFNQVAPGATDAPLLNPDFASYNFDVMDGVTYRIDISQPARFDRDGNVVNAEAARIVDLAHEGVPVTDGMEFIVATNNYRAGGGGSFPGADGSTIVFEGPDTNRDIIVRYIVEMGTIDPKADNNWSLAPLGGATVLFETGPAARPHLATLDGLTIEDAGEGANGFAQFRIAL